From the genome of Duffyella gerundensis, one region includes:
- the glpT gene encoding glycerol-3-phosphate transporter, with product MLNIFRPAAHRPRVDDAHVDPLYRRLRWQIFLGIFFGYAAYYLVRKNFALAMPYLVEQGFSRGDLGFALSGISIAYGFSKFIMGSVSDRSNPRVFLPAGLILAAVVMLIMGFVPWATSSIMIMFVLLFVCGWFQGMGWPPCGRTMVHWWSHKERGSIVSVWNCAHNVGGGLPPLLFLLGMAWFNDWKAALYMPAFGAILVAVIAFMLMRDTPQSCGLPPIEAYKNDYPPDYNEQYEEELTAKQIFMQYILPNKLLWYIALANVFVYLLRYGILDWSPTYLKEVKHFTLDKSSWAYFLYEYAGIPGTLLCGWMSDKVFKGNRGATGVFFMVLVTIATVVYWLNPVGNPGVDMACMIVIGFLIYGPVMLIGLHALELAPKKAAGTAAGFTGLFGYLGGSVAASAIVGYTVDYFGWNGGFAIMIGGGVLAVFLLILTMLSENKHKRQLKA from the coding sequence ATGCTGAATATCTTCCGTCCCGCCGCGCATCGCCCGCGTGTGGACGATGCTCATGTCGATCCCCTTTATCGCCGCCTGCGCTGGCAAATCTTTTTGGGGATCTTTTTTGGTTATGCCGCCTACTATCTGGTACGAAAAAACTTCGCACTGGCGATGCCTTATCTGGTGGAACAGGGCTTTTCGCGCGGCGATCTCGGTTTCGCCCTGTCCGGTATTTCAATCGCCTACGGCTTTTCAAAATTCATCATGGGCTCGGTATCAGATCGATCTAATCCACGCGTGTTTTTACCTGCGGGCCTGATTCTCGCCGCGGTGGTGATGCTGATCATGGGCTTTGTGCCCTGGGCCACCTCCAGCATCATGATCATGTTTGTGCTGCTGTTTGTCTGCGGCTGGTTTCAGGGCATGGGCTGGCCGCCCTGTGGCCGCACCATGGTGCACTGGTGGTCGCACAAAGAACGTGGCTCGATTGTGTCGGTGTGGAACTGTGCCCACAACGTCGGGGGCGGTTTGCCGCCTTTGCTGTTCCTGCTGGGCATGGCGTGGTTTAACGACTGGAAAGCGGCGCTTTATATGCCGGCGTTTGGCGCGATTCTGGTTGCGGTGATTGCCTTTATGCTGATGCGCGATACGCCGCAGTCATGCGGCCTGCCGCCGATCGAAGCGTACAAAAATGACTATCCGCCAGACTACAACGAACAGTATGAAGAGGAATTAACCGCCAAACAGATCTTCATGCAGTACATTTTGCCTAACAAGCTGCTGTGGTATATCGCGCTGGCCAACGTCTTTGTTTACCTGCTGCGTTACGGCATTCTCGACTGGTCGCCGACCTATCTGAAAGAGGTGAAACACTTCACGCTCGATAAATCGTCGTGGGCCTACTTCCTCTATGAATATGCCGGTATCCCGGGCACGCTGCTGTGCGGCTGGATGTCGGACAAGGTGTTCAAAGGCAACCGCGGCGCAACCGGCGTGTTCTTTATGGTGCTGGTGACCATCGCAACGGTAGTGTACTGGTTGAATCCGGTGGGCAATCCGGGCGTGGATATGGCCTGTATGATTGTGATTGGCTTCCTGATTTATGGTCCGGTAATGCTGATTGGCTTGCATGCGCTGGAACTGGCACCGAAAAAGGCAGCCGGCACCGCAGCAGGCTTTACCGGCCTGTTTGGTTATCTCGGCGGCTCGGTTGCGGCCAGCGCTATCGTGGGTTACACCGTGGATTACTTCGGCTGGAACGGCGGTTTTGCCATCATGATTGGCGGCGGCGTACTGGCGGTATTCCTGCTGATTTTAACCATGCTGAGTGAGAACAAACACAAGCGTCAGTTAAAAGCGTAA
- the rhtB gene encoding homoserine/homoserine lactone efflux protein, whose translation MTIEWWLTYLLTTSVLSLSPGSGAINTMSTGISHGYRGAAASICGLQVGLSLHIMLVGIGLGALFSQSLLAFEIVKWAGAAYLVWLGIQQWRSAGSLDLQAVAKAMPRRRLFKRAVLVNLTNPKSIVFLAALFPQFILPHQPQAAQYLILGVTTVVVDIIVMIGYAMLATRIAGWIKGPKQMKLLNRIFGSLFMAVGALLASARKMA comes from the coding sequence ATGACTATCGAATGGTGGTTGACCTATTTGTTGACCACATCTGTACTGAGCCTGTCGCCTGGTTCAGGCGCCATTAATACCATGAGTACCGGGATCAGCCACGGCTATCGCGGCGCGGCGGCCTCAATATGTGGTCTGCAGGTTGGCCTGTCGTTGCATATCATGCTGGTGGGTATCGGACTGGGCGCGCTGTTTTCACAGTCGCTGTTGGCATTTGAAATCGTGAAATGGGCAGGTGCAGCTTATCTGGTCTGGCTCGGGATTCAGCAGTGGCGCTCGGCTGGCTCTCTCGATCTGCAGGCGGTTGCTAAAGCGATGCCGCGTCGTCGGCTGTTCAAACGCGCGGTGCTGGTGAATCTCACCAATCCCAAAAGCATTGTTTTCCTCGCCGCCCTGTTCCCGCAGTTTATTCTGCCGCACCAGCCGCAGGCCGCGCAGTATCTGATCCTTGGTGTCACCACCGTCGTCGTCGATATTATCGTGATGATTGGCTACGCCATGCTGGCTACGCGCATCGCCGGCTGGATCAAAGGCCCAAAACAGATGAAGCTGCTGAACCGCATCTTCGGCAGCCTGTTTATGGCCGTCGGCGCCCTGCTCGCCTCCGCCCGTAAAATGGCCTGA
- the rhtC gene encoding threonine export protein RhtC, whose product MLALFLTVAVVHLVALMSPGPDFFFVSQTAASRSRKEAMMGVLGITLGIVVWAGVALMGLHLILQKMAWLHQIIMVGGGLYLLWMGWQLLRSARQQHKNPQQEEVAVELPKKGRSFLKGFLTNLSNPKAVIYFGSVFSLFVGDDVGAGERWGLFLLIIGETFAWFALVAAIFAMPWMRQKYQRVAKWVDGMAGVLFAGFGIHLIISR is encoded by the coding sequence ATGCTCGCCTTGTTTTTAACCGTCGCGGTTGTCCATCTGGTGGCGTTAATGAGTCCGGGACCGGACTTCTTCTTTGTCTCGCAAACTGCGGCCAGCCGCTCGCGCAAAGAGGCAATGATGGGCGTGCTGGGCATCACGCTGGGTATTGTGGTGTGGGCGGGCGTGGCGCTGATGGGGCTGCATCTGATCCTGCAAAAAATGGCCTGGCTGCATCAGATCATTATGGTCGGCGGTGGGCTGTATCTGCTGTGGATGGGTTGGCAGCTTCTACGTTCGGCGCGCCAGCAGCATAAAAATCCGCAGCAGGAGGAGGTGGCGGTTGAGTTGCCGAAAAAAGGGCGCAGCTTCCTGAAAGGCTTTCTGACCAACCTTTCCAATCCCAAAGCGGTGATCTACTTTGGCAGCGTCTTTTCACTCTTTGTCGGTGATGATGTCGGTGCCGGTGAACGCTGGGGACTTTTCCTGCTGATTATTGGTGAGACCTTTGCCTGGTTCGCGCTGGTAGCGGCGATCTTTGCGATGCCGTGGATGCGTCAGAAATATCAGCGCGTGGCTAAATGGGTGGATGGGATGGCGGGGGTGCTCTTTGCCGGGTTTGGCATTCATCTCATTATTTCACGATAA
- a CDS encoding dienelactone hydrolase family protein: MKTEENMAQKARGFAPAVGPTATTTIITGDHAIHSGETSVATQGENMPAFFARPENKTEGLPVVLVVQEIFGVHEHIRDICRRLAAEGYLAVAPELYFREGDPSEYSDIPTLFKELVNKVPDAQVLADLDHVANWAAKHGGDMRTMAITGFCWGGRITWLYAAHNPQLKAAVAWYGKVVGEKTIKQPTQPVDVATELSAPVLGLYGGKDESIPQESIELMRKAVRAANANAEIVVYPEAGHAFNADYRESYHEASAKDGWQRMLAWFTQYGVAPAK, from the coding sequence ATGAAAACCGAAGAGAATATGGCACAAAAAGCGCGCGGCTTCGCGCCTGCGGTCGGCCCCACCGCAACCACCACCATCATTACCGGAGATCACGCAATTCACAGCGGCGAAACCTCCGTGGCCACCCAGGGCGAAAACATGCCCGCGTTCTTTGCCCGGCCTGAAAATAAAACCGAGGGTTTGCCGGTTGTGCTGGTGGTGCAGGAGATTTTTGGCGTACACGAGCATATTCGTGACATCTGCCGTCGGCTGGCGGCAGAGGGCTATCTGGCCGTTGCGCCGGAACTCTATTTCCGCGAAGGCGATCCTTCAGAATACAGCGATATCCCCACGCTGTTTAAAGAGCTGGTCAACAAGGTGCCGGATGCGCAGGTGCTGGCCGATCTCGATCACGTTGCCAACTGGGCAGCTAAACATGGCGGCGATATGCGCACCATGGCCATTACCGGCTTCTGCTGGGGCGGTCGCATCACCTGGCTTTATGCCGCACACAATCCGCAGCTAAAAGCGGCGGTAGCCTGGTATGGCAAGGTGGTCGGCGAGAAAACCATTAAGCAGCCAACCCAGCCGGTGGATGTAGCCACCGAACTGAGCGCGCCGGTTTTAGGCCTCTATGGCGGCAAGGATGAGAGCATTCCGCAAGAGAGCATTGAGCTGATGCGAAAAGCGGTGCGTGCGGCTAATGCCAACGCGGAGATTGTCGTGTATCCCGAAGCGGGCCACGCCTTTAATGCCGACTATCGTGAAAGCTATCATGAAGCGTCGGCGAAAGATGGCTGGCAGCGCATGCTCGCCTGGTTTACACAGTATGGTGTTGCCCCGGCAAAATAA
- the pldB gene encoding lysophospholipase L2, which yields MNSHKTLWLNREKAFAAFATGPLLDFWRQREECEFVGVENLTIRYVRFRDASHDKVVLLVPGRIESYVKYPELAYDLFQCGYDVIIIDHRGQGRSDRLLDDRHRGHVARFEHYVEDLETLYLKEIVPHHYRHRFALAHSMGGAILALFLAQQPRAFHAAALAAPMFGIYLPMPGWMANRLLDWAEKRPLIRDGYAPGTGKWRAHPFGLNRLTHSRERYKRSLRFYADDPAIRVGGPTWHWVREGVQAGNNIINQAASISTPLLLLQAGEDKIVDNRSHQLFCDAMSAAGHPCDGGGPYVIAGARHEILFEKDEMRADALDAILDFFQRHSL from the coding sequence ATGAACAGTCACAAAACCCTCTGGTTAAACCGCGAAAAAGCATTCGCCGCTTTTGCTACCGGGCCGTTACTGGACTTCTGGCGGCAGCGGGAAGAGTGCGAGTTTGTCGGCGTGGAAAACCTCACTATTCGCTACGTGCGCTTTCGGGATGCCAGCCACGATAAAGTGGTGTTGCTGGTGCCGGGGCGAATAGAAAGCTATGTCAAATATCCCGAACTGGCTTACGATCTTTTTCAGTGCGGCTACGATGTGATCATTATCGATCATCGTGGTCAGGGACGTTCCGATCGTCTGCTGGACGATCGTCATCGTGGCCACGTTGCGCGCTTTGAGCACTACGTCGAAGATCTGGAAACGCTCTACCTGAAGGAGATTGTGCCGCACCATTATCGTCATCGCTTTGCGCTGGCACATTCGATGGGCGGCGCGATTCTGGCGCTGTTTCTGGCGCAGCAGCCGCGGGCGTTTCATGCCGCAGCGCTGGCCGCACCGATGTTCGGCATCTATCTGCCAATGCCTGGCTGGATGGCAAATCGCCTGCTCGACTGGGCAGAAAAAAGGCCGCTGATTCGCGACGGTTACGCGCCGGGCACCGGCAAATGGCGGGCGCATCCGTTTGGGCTGAACCGCCTGACGCACAGCCGCGAACGCTACAAGCGCAGCCTGCGTTTTTATGCCGACGATCCTGCGATTCGCGTCGGCGGACCGACCTGGCACTGGGTACGTGAAGGTGTGCAGGCGGGTAACAATATTATTAATCAGGCGGCGTCTATCTCCACGCCGCTGCTGCTGCTGCAGGCCGGTGAAGACAAAATTGTCGATAACCGCTCGCATCAGCTGTTCTGTGACGCCATGAGCGCCGCCGGTCATCCTTGTGATGGCGGCGGCCCGTACGTCATCGCTGGCGCGCGCCATGAGATCCTGTTTGAAAAGGACGAAATGCGTGCCGACGCACTGGATGCCATCCTCGACTTTTTTCAACGGCATTCGCTTTAG
- the metE gene encoding 5-methyltetrahydropteroyltriglutamate--homocysteine S-methyltransferase has product MTILNHTLGFPRIGLRRELKKAQESYWAGNSTQEALLATGRELRARHWQQQQAAGVDLLPVGDFAWYDHVLTTSLMLGNVPARHQNKAGNVDLDTLFRIARGRAPTGEPAAAAEMTKWFNTNYHYMVPEFTRGQQFSLSWHQLLDEVDEALALGHKIKPVLLGPVTYLWLGKVKGESFDRLSLLQDILPVYQQVLDALAQRGVEWVQIDEPALVLELPQAWLEAFKSAYAALNGRCKLLLTTYFDSVSHNLDTVRQLPVQGLHVDLIHGRDDIVALNQQLPADWLLSLGVINGRNVWRADLTQWFERLQPLQAQRKQLWIGSSCSLLHSPIDLSVETRLDEEVKSWFAFALQKCAELALLSNALNNNDGTALETWSAPVRARRHSGRVHNAAVGERLAGITAKESQRHSDYQTRAAAQRQRFNLPAWPTTTIGSFPQTHDIRSLRLDFKKGTIDGNHYRTGIAEHIKQAVNEQEQLGLDVLVHGEAERNDMVEYFGEHLEGFVFTQNGWVQSYGSRCVKPPVIIGDVSRPQPITVEWAKYAQSLTDKPVKGMLTGPVTILCWSFPREDVTRETIARQIALALRDEVADLEKAGIGIIQIDEPALREGLPLRQSEWAAYLEWAVEAFRLNAAVAQDDTQIHTHMCYCEFNDIMASIAALDADVITIETSRSDMELLESFEEFAYPNEIGPGVYDIHSPNVPSVEWIEALLLKAARRIPVERLWVNPDCGLKTRGWTETRQALANMVTAAQNLRARI; this is encoded by the coding sequence ATGACGATTCTGAATCACACGCTTGGTTTTCCCCGTATTGGCCTGCGTCGCGAACTGAAAAAGGCGCAGGAGAGCTATTGGGCGGGCAACAGCACGCAGGAAGCGCTACTGGCAACCGGTCGTGAGCTGCGCGCCCGTCACTGGCAGCAGCAGCAAGCAGCGGGTGTCGATCTGCTGCCGGTAGGTGATTTTGCCTGGTACGATCATGTGCTGACCACCAGCCTGATGCTGGGCAACGTGCCGGCACGTCATCAGAATAAAGCGGGCAACGTGGATCTGGACACGCTGTTCCGCATTGCACGTGGCCGGGCGCCAACCGGCGAACCCGCCGCGGCCGCTGAAATGACTAAATGGTTCAACACTAACTATCACTACATGGTGCCGGAATTTACCCGCGGACAGCAGTTCAGTCTGAGCTGGCATCAGCTGCTGGACGAGGTTGATGAGGCGCTGGCGCTCGGACACAAGATAAAGCCGGTGCTGCTGGGACCGGTGACCTATCTCTGGCTGGGCAAAGTCAAAGGTGAATCCTTTGACCGTTTGAGCCTGCTGCAGGATATTCTGCCGGTCTATCAGCAGGTTCTGGATGCACTGGCGCAGCGCGGCGTAGAGTGGGTACAGATTGATGAGCCTGCGCTGGTGCTGGAACTGCCGCAGGCGTGGCTCGAGGCGTTTAAATCCGCTTATGCCGCGCTGAACGGGCGATGCAAGCTGCTGCTGACCACCTACTTTGACAGCGTGAGCCATAACCTTGATACCGTGCGTCAGCTGCCGGTGCAGGGGCTGCATGTCGATCTAATACACGGCAGAGATGATATCGTCGCGCTGAACCAGCAGTTGCCCGCTGACTGGCTGCTGTCGCTGGGCGTGATCAATGGCCGTAACGTCTGGCGCGCCGATCTGACACAGTGGTTTGAAAGGCTGCAACCGCTGCAGGCGCAGCGCAAACAGTTGTGGATTGGCTCTTCCTGCTCGCTGCTGCACAGTCCGATCGACCTCAGCGTGGAAACACGTCTGGATGAAGAGGTGAAAAGCTGGTTCGCCTTCGCCCTGCAAAAATGCGCCGAGCTCGCGCTGCTGAGCAACGCGCTGAATAACAACGACGGTACAGCGCTGGAAACCTGGAGCGCGCCCGTACGTGCTCGTCGCCATTCAGGCCGGGTACACAATGCCGCGGTTGGCGAACGTCTTGCTGGCATCACCGCAAAAGAGAGCCAGCGTCACAGCGATTATCAAACGCGAGCCGCCGCACAGCGGCAGCGCTTCAATTTACCGGCGTGGCCGACCACCACCATCGGTTCTTTCCCGCAAACCCACGATATTCGCAGCCTGCGCCTCGATTTTAAAAAAGGCACCATCGATGGAAATCATTACCGCACCGGCATTGCCGAACACATTAAGCAGGCGGTGAATGAGCAGGAGCAATTGGGGCTGGATGTGCTGGTGCACGGCGAGGCCGAGCGCAATGACATGGTGGAATATTTTGGCGAGCATCTCGAGGGCTTTGTCTTTACGCAAAATGGTTGGGTACAGAGCTACGGTTCGCGCTGTGTAAAACCGCCGGTGATTATTGGCGACGTAAGCCGTCCGCAGCCGATCACCGTGGAGTGGGCGAAATATGCTCAGTCGCTGACCGACAAGCCGGTGAAAGGCATGCTGACCGGGCCGGTTACGATCCTCTGCTGGTCATTCCCGCGTGAAGATGTGACCCGCGAAACCATTGCCCGACAGATTGCGCTGGCGCTGCGCGATGAGGTTGCCGACCTGGAGAAAGCGGGCATTGGCATCATTCAGATTGATGAACCGGCACTGCGCGAAGGGCTGCCGTTGCGCCAGTCAGAGTGGGCGGCCTACCTTGAATGGGCAGTAGAGGCCTTCCGCCTGAATGCCGCAGTGGCGCAGGATGACACGCAGATTCATACCCATATGTGTTATTGCGAATTCAACGACATCATGGCGTCGATCGCCGCACTGGATGCCGATGTGATTACCATCGAAACCTCGCGCTCGGATATGGAACTGCTGGAGTCGTTCGAGGAGTTTGCTTATCCGAATGAGATTGGTCCGGGCGTGTATGACATTCACTCGCCTAACGTGCCGAGTGTGGAGTGGATAGAGGCGCTGTTGCTGAAAGCGGCCAGGCGTATTCCGGTTGAGCGTTTGTGGGTCAATCCCGATTGCGGACTGAAAACGCGCGGCTGGACGGAGACGCGTCAGGCGCTGGCAAATATGGTGACAGCGGCGCAGAACCTGCGCGCCCGGATATGA
- a CDS encoding carboxylate/amino acid/amine transporter, giving the protein MFLLIVTTILWAFSFSLIGVYLAGHVDSWFSVLMRLSLAALVFLPFLRWRGYRASTLALYMLVGTLQLGIMYLISFQAYLYLSVSEFLLFTVMTPLYVTLIYDIISGRGVRIGYLFSALLAVAGAAIIRYDKVSEHFWFGLLLVQLANLCFAAGMVGYKRLQETRPMPQHVAFAWFYIGAVLVAIVAWGLWGNPHKLPTTGLQWGILVWLGVAASGLGYFMWNYGATQVDAGTLGIMNNMHVPAGLLVNLAIWQEQPHWPSFIIGAAVICASLWVHKRWVIGRGK; this is encoded by the coding sequence GTGTTTTTACTGATCGTTACCACCATTTTATGGGCATTTTCTTTTAGCCTGATCGGCGTCTATCTGGCCGGTCACGTTGACAGCTGGTTTTCAGTGCTGATGCGACTGTCGCTGGCAGCGCTGGTGTTTTTGCCGTTTTTGCGCTGGCGTGGCTATCGCGCCTCGACGCTGGCGCTCTACATGCTGGTCGGCACGCTGCAGCTGGGCATCATGTATCTCATCAGCTTTCAGGCCTATCTCTACCTCAGCGTGTCAGAGTTTCTGCTGTTTACCGTGATGACGCCGCTCTACGTTACGCTGATTTACGACATCATCAGCGGGCGCGGCGTGCGTATCGGCTATCTCTTCAGCGCCCTGCTGGCGGTGGCTGGTGCGGCGATTATTCGCTACGACAAAGTCAGCGAGCATTTCTGGTTCGGGCTGCTGCTGGTGCAGCTGGCTAACCTTTGCTTTGCGGCGGGAATGGTGGGTTATAAGCGCCTGCAGGAGACGCGGCCGATGCCGCAGCATGTCGCTTTTGCCTGGTTCTATATCGGTGCGGTGCTGGTGGCGATCGTCGCCTGGGGTTTGTGGGGTAATCCGCACAAGCTGCCGACAACCGGCCTGCAGTGGGGCATTCTGGTCTGGCTGGGCGTTGCCGCTTCCGGGCTGGGTTATTTTATGTGGAACTACGGCGCTACGCAGGTTGATGCTGGTACGCTGGGGATCATGAACAATATGCATGTGCCAGCGGGATTGCTGGTTAATCTGGCAATTTGGCAGGAACAGCCGCACTGGCCAAGCTTCATTATTGGTGCTGCGGTGATTTGCGCGTCATTGTGGGTGCACAAGCGCTGGGTTATCGGTCGCGGAAAATAG
- the metR gene encoding HTH-type transcriptional regulator MetR, with protein MIELKHLRTLQALRNTGSLAAAAAQLHQTQSALSHQFSDLEQRLGFRLFVRKSQPLRFTPQGTILLQLAEQVLPQIQQALQACHEPHQATLRIAIECHSCIQWLTPALDNFRLSWPQVMMDFKSGVTFDPQPALQQGELDVVLTSDILPRSGLHYSPMFDFEVRLVLATDHPLAQAAIITPEDLASEVLMIYPVQRQRLDIWRHFLQPAGVSPALKSVDNTLLLIQMVSARMGIAALPHWVVESFERQGLVVTKTLGEGLWSRLYAAVRDGEQRQPVVDAFIRSTRQHACEHLPLVRDASKPGVLQPG; from the coding sequence ATGATCGAACTCAAACACCTCCGGACACTGCAGGCTCTCAGGAACACTGGCTCGCTGGCCGCCGCCGCCGCACAGCTGCACCAAACGCAATCGGCGCTGTCGCATCAGTTCAGCGATCTGGAGCAGCGGCTGGGGTTCCGGTTGTTTGTGCGTAAAAGCCAGCCGCTGCGTTTTACGCCGCAGGGCACTATTCTGCTGCAGCTGGCCGAGCAGGTGCTGCCGCAAATTCAGCAGGCGTTACAGGCGTGTCATGAGCCGCATCAGGCCACGCTGCGCATCGCTATTGAATGCCACAGCTGCATTCAGTGGCTGACACCTGCGCTGGATAATTTCCGCCTGAGCTGGCCGCAGGTGATGATGGATTTCAAATCAGGCGTCACCTTTGATCCGCAGCCGGCCTTGCAGCAGGGCGAACTGGATGTGGTGCTGACCTCCGATATCCTGCCGCGCAGCGGTCTGCACTATTCGCCAATGTTCGATTTTGAAGTGCGCCTGGTGCTGGCCACGGATCATCCGCTGGCGCAGGCAGCGATCATTACGCCTGAAGATTTAGCCAGCGAAGTGCTGATGATCTACCCGGTGCAGCGACAACGGCTTGATATCTGGCGCCACTTTTTACAGCCAGCGGGCGTCAGCCCGGCGCTGAAAAGCGTTGATAACACCCTGCTGCTGATTCAGATGGTTTCGGCGCGCATGGGCATTGCCGCACTGCCGCACTGGGTGGTGGAGAGTTTTGAACGTCAGGGGCTGGTGGTCACCAAAACGCTGGGCGAAGGATTATGGAGCCGCCTCTATGCGGCGGTGCGCGACGGCGAGCAGCGTCAGCCGGTGGTTGATGCCTTTATCCGCTCCACGCGGCAGCACGCCTGTGAGCACCTGCCGCTGGTGCGTGATGCGTCAAAACCGGGCGTGCTGCAACCGGGATAA
- the yigL gene encoding sugar/pyridoxal phosphate phosphatase YigL yields the protein MYHIVASDLDGTLLSPDHLLTPYTKETLKLLTTRDIHFVFATGRHHIDVGQMRDNLEIDAYMITSNGARVHNTAGELIFSHNLDEDIAQDLFALKYDDPAIMTNVYRDDEWYMCRHRPEEQKYFRESVFNYQVYQPGLLPTDGISKVFFTCEDAELLIPLEQALIARWGDRVNVSFSFPTCLEVMAGGVSKGHALEEVSKLLGYSLKECVAFGDGLNDKEMLIMAGKGCIMSNAHQRLKDLLPELEVIGSNTQDAVPRYLRKLFLE from the coding sequence ATGTATCACATTGTCGCGTCCGATCTCGACGGTACCCTGCTTTCCCCCGATCATCTACTGACGCCCTACACCAAAGAGACGCTGAAGCTGCTCACCACGCGGGATATCCATTTTGTCTTTGCCACCGGTCGTCATCATATTGATGTGGGTCAGATGCGCGATAACCTGGAGATCGACGCCTACATGATCACCTCCAACGGCGCGCGCGTGCACAACACCGCCGGTGAGCTGATCTTCAGCCATAACCTTGACGAGGATATCGCCCAGGATCTGTTCGCGCTGAAATATGACGATCCGGCGATCATGACCAACGTCTATCGCGACGATGAGTGGTATATGTGCCGTCATCGCCCGGAAGAGCAGAAGTACTTTCGCGAATCGGTGTTTAACTATCAGGTCTATCAGCCTGGTTTGCTGCCCACCGACGGCATCAGCAAGGTCTTTTTCACCTGCGAGGATGCAGAGCTGCTTATTCCGCTGGAGCAGGCGCTGATTGCACGCTGGGGCGATCGGGTCAATGTCAGCTTCTCGTTTCCAACCTGTCTGGAAGTGATGGCGGGCGGCGTATCCAAAGGGCATGCGCTGGAAGAGGTGTCCAAATTGCTCGGTTACTCGTTAAAAGAGTGCGTGGCGTTTGGTGACGGCTTGAATGACAAAGAGATGCTGATCATGGCGGGTAAGGGCTGCATCATGAGCAATGCCCACCAGCGTCTGAAGGATTTGTTGCCGGAACTGGAAGTGATTGGCAGCAATACGCAGGATGCGGTGCCACGTTATCTGCGTAAGCTGTTTCTGGAGTAA